ATCGGATGTTGCTGGACTCCAACGAGCACACTCCGGTCGGCCGCGAATACCTGTTCGTCAAACTCGATTTGGCCGAGTTGGACGAGGTGTGGCAGGGACGGTCGGCCGCCTCGGTGCTGTATCGCGGCCAAGACGGCCGGTATTACAAATCCGGGTATGCGCCGTTGCGCGACCAAGACGGGGGCATCGCGGCGGTGGTCGCCGTGGAAGCCGGTGCCGATTTCTTCGACGCCCTCACCGCCACCAAACGGCACGTGGCGGGAACCGTCGCGATCAGCCTGCTCATTCTCCTTCCCATCGGATGGTGGCTTTCGCGTTCGATCCTCAAACCGCTCTCGGCCCTGGTGTCCGCGATGGACCGAGTGGGCAAGGGACAGCCCCCCGCTAAAGTGGAGATTCTGACCCAGGATGAAATCGGGTATCTCGGTCGACGGTTCAACGAGATGGTGGATGCGCTGGCGGAGAAGGACCGCCTCCTGACCCAACTGTACCAACAGGAACGCCAACGCGCCGACCGTCACCGCGGATACAGCGATTTCCTCTTGCGAAGCATGACGACCGGCGTTATCGGGGTGGATTTCGCCGGACGTCTGACCCGCGTGAATCCGGCTGCGCTCGACATTCTGGACCTTCCCGCCGACGCCGCCGTCGAGGGATCCGGGACGGTCCTGGAACGCGATCATCCGATCATGGTCTTACTGGACGACACGCTCGCCGGCCGCAGCAGCCAGCCGCTCCGAGAGATCCGCTTGCAGACCGGCGCTGGCCGTCAGAAGTGGGTGGGGGTCCACACGGCTCCATTACACGATCTTGACGGCGTGCTGATCGGCGCCTCCGCGCTGCTCACCGACCTGACCGCGGTCAGAAAGCTGCAGGAAGAGGTGCGGCGCAAGGACCGGCTCGCCGCGATTGGTCAGCTCACGGCGGGGATCGCGCACGAAATTCGAAATCCCCTCGCCGCGATCGAGGGGTTCTCCGAGCTCCTGGTCCGACGAATCCAGGACGACAGCGCGCGCATTTTGCTCGATGAGATCGTGCAGGAGGTCAGACACCTCAACCGGATCGTGGGCGATTTCCTCACGTTCGCCCGAGAGCCGCAGCTCCACTTCGAGCCCACCGACGTCGGAGCCTTGATCGAGGGCACGCTGACCCTCCTGCTTTCCACCCACCCGCAACCGGTCACGCTCAAGACGACGCTGCCGCCGCAGCTGTCACCGGTGGTGCTCGATCCGAACGAATTTCGTCGGGCCATCGTCAACATCGTCCGCAACGCACTGGAGGCCATGCCCTCAGGGGGTACGCTCGATGTCGCGGCCGACCTTTCCGACGACCACCTGACCGTCACCATTCGGGACAGCGGTCCCGGCATTCCCGAACACGTCAAGGAACAGATCTTCACCCCATTCTTCACCACCAAGGACCAGGGCACGGGGTTGGGCCTGGCCATCGCGCACAAGATCGTCGAGGGTCACCACGGCGTCATCGAGGTGGACACCGCCCCCGGCGCAGGATCGGCATTTACCATTCGCATTCCGTTGGAAAGGGTTGCTCATGAAGCGTATCCTCATCGTTGACGACAAGGCCTCCATGCGGCACATGCTGCGCCAGGTCTTCCACGAAACAGGGTTCGAGGTGGTGGAGGCGGCTGACGGCGACGAAGCGGTCGCCCGCCTCCGCGAAGGCTCCCTCGACTTGGTCATCACCGACGTCAAGATGCCCAAGGCCGACGGCCTGACCGTGCTGAAGGAGTGCCGGGCGGTCCTGCCTCGAACGCCCGTCATCGTGATGACGGCGTACGGCACGATCGAACAGGCGGTCGAGACGATCCGCCAAGGCGCGTTCGACTACATCGTCAAACCGTTTTCCATCAGCGAAATCGAGATCAAAGCGCAGCGTGCGTTCGACCAAAGCCGCCTCTTGTCGGAGAACGACTACCTCAGAGAAACGCTCTCGCATCAGGTCGGACGCATGATCGGGCGCAGCGAAAAGATGCAGCAGGTTCATCGGCTGATCCGCAAGGTCGCCGCCAGCTCCCCGTCCGTGCTGATTCTGGGTGAGAGCGGGACCGGGAAGGAAATGGTGGCGCGGGACATTCATCAACAGAGCGCGCGCGCCAGTCAGCCGTTTATCGCGGTGAACTGCGCGGCACTGTCCGAAGGGTTGCTCGAAAGCGAGCTGTTCGGCCACGAGCGCGGCGCCTTTACCGGAGCCCTCTTCCAGAAACGGGGGCGCTTCGAGCTCGCGGACAAGGGCACGCTGTTCTTGGACGAGATCGCCGAGTTGTCCCCCGCGCTACAGGTCAAGCTGCTCCGGGTGCTGCAGGACAAGACCTTCGAACGGGTCGGCGGAACGAAACCGCTCACCGTCGACGTACGGATTCTCGCAGCCACCAATCGCGACATTCGCAACGAGATTGCCGAGCGTCGGTTTCGGGAGGACTTGTTTTTCCGCCTCAATGTAGTTACTATATCGCTCCCCCCTCTTCGCGAGCGGCTCGAAGACATCCCCGAGCTGGTCGAATACTTCGTGGCGCGGTACTCGGCTGCTCTGCACAAGCCGGTCACACTGGCTCCGGAGGTCTTGACCTGTCTCATGTCGTACGCGTGGCCGGGCAACGTTCGCGAGCTCGAGAACCTCATCGAACGACTGATCGTGTTGGCGGAAGGCGACCGCATCGAGTATACGGACCTTCCTCAGGAACTGTTCGGTTCCACGCCGCAGCCCGCGTCGGTCGACGGGCTCGCTGATCGGATCGGCCAACTCGAACGTGAGATGATTCGTCGCACGATCGAAGACTGCGGGCACAACCAGACCCGCGCCGCCAAACTCCTCGGTCTCAAACGAAGCTCGCTCCAATACAAACTGAAAAAATATGGGCTCTATTTTCCTTCGTCGTAGTACGCCGGCCACAGATCGGCGCCAGCCGGTCGATTCCACCCCGCCCTGCGCCGATCTCCCGCCCGAACGACGATGAGGCGCCTTCGGGGGATCGCGGTAGTCAGCGTCGTGTGGTTCTGCACGAGCGGGTTTTCCGCGCCGATCGAAGACCTCCGTCAAGAACTCCGAACGCTGAAAACGGCGCAGGCCACCCTTGACCACCGCGAGCAGAGCCTCCTGGACAAACAGGAGGAACTCAGTCGCGCCATCAAACAGCTCAAGTCAACCTCGCGCGGACAGTCCGGGCCGTTCGGACCGCGAAGACTGGAGACCGCCCTCCAGCAACTGCGCGCGGTCCTGGACGAGCGCGAATCGCTCCAACGGCAACGCACCGAGTTGGGCGTTCGCATCGACGAGGCGCTCACGCGGCTCCGGACAGGGGTCCGTGACGAGATTCTACAGATCGTGTCCGAGACCTCGGGTGCAACCGATGCGGACGATCGAGCGGAAATCCGCGCTCTTCTCACCCTCTACCCACCTTCCCCCACGCTTCCCTCGATGCCTCCGGGCGACGAATCGACGGCGTTCCTCCTTCCGCCGGACCCCGCGACGCTCACCGAGCAGACCCTGTTGCTCCGCGACCAGCGAGAACGCCACGATGTCCTTCGGCGACGGGCGGAAGCCGTCCACTATTTATTGACGGAGGAACTGGCGCTCTATCGCACGCTGGCGGAACGCGAGGCCGGGTTCGAAACGCACTGGCAGACGTTGGATCGGCAAGTCGGTGACGCACGTGCTCTGATCGAGGCACTCGATGAGCGCATGTACCGCATGGACGAGGCCCTGCGTCAACTCGACGTCCTGATGTCCCAACCCGTGACCCCTCCCTGACGGTCCGTTGAACCAAGCCTCTTGACAGCGAGAGATTGTCGGACCACAATCGGCGGCGTGCGCGAGCTAACTTACGGGTGGACGATGGTTGCAGCCGCTGTACTCGGAACCGCGACCACGGTCGCGGGCGGGCGGGTCGCGCTGGCTGAGGGAGACGTTCTGCGCGGCAAAATGATTTACGAAAAAAACTGCCAAGGCTGCCACGGCAAGACCGGGGCCGGCCTGGGTGGAGCAACGCCGAACTTAACCGATTCCAAGCGGATGGCCGAGTTGAGCGATCAGCATCTCTTCGACGTGGTGACTGCCGGGCGTCCCGGAACCGGGATGCCCGCCTGGGGCTCGACTCTGACAGAATCAGACCGCTGGAACGTCGTGAGTTACCTGCGCACCCTCGCGCAAAAGTGACCGACTCGCGGCTCCTGAGGCGTCCGCCGAGCGGTTTGCGAGGCGCCCCAGCGCAAGCAGTCCTCTGATTGTTTGACAACCCCTGCGGCGAATGCTAGCTTAGCGTCCGGACACCTCGGACTCAAACAACCTTTTCACGCGATGAGCGCACCCCGACTCCTTGTAATTGACCACGACCCGTCGGTCCAACGTGCCGTCGAAGCGACGTTGGGCGCCGAAGGCTGTGAAGTCACCGCCGTGGGCGATGGCCTCACGGCACTCGACGTGGCGCTCGCCACCACTCCGGATCTGATCTTGGCCGACTATCGGATGGAAGGCACCAACATCTTCCGATTCCTCGAAAAGCTGAAGCAAAAAAATGTGCTGAAAAACGTCGCGCTCCTCCTGCTCGTCAGTCCCGGGGACGTGTACGACGAGCTGACCCTTCGTCTCGTCGGGGTCACTGATTTCCTTCGCAAACCGCTCAACCCCAAAGAGATGATCGACCGCGTGAAACGGTACAATCCGGTGCCTACACCGGTCTCGGCGGCGCCCACGGCGGCGGCCGCGGCCCCGGCTGAACCAGCTCCAGGGAAGATCGAGGATTTGCTGGGATGGTCTCAGGACGCGCCGTCGCCTTTCTCAGAGCTCTCCCAGGATCGGTCCGCAGGGTTCGATTTCAGTCTACCCTCCGCGGATACTTCCTCGGGCGCGCTGGACACGACTCAATTCCTCGACCGAAACGAGCTCACGCCGACTGATCACCCCACCAGCGTCAACGACGCCGACGAGGCGTTTGCCGGACTCCCCGACCTCCCGTTGACACCGGAGACGGACGCGGCAGACTCCCCGCCAGCCCCGGCTCCCGTCGCGCGCTCGAACGAGCCCGAGATATCGGCCCCCCTGACACCGTCCAAACGACTCTCCGGTACAGAGCGCGGCGTGCCTCCTCAACGGGCCGTCGAGGACACGGCGAAAGCGATCGCGCGGAACGTGGTGGAAAAAGTGGCCTGGGACGTGCTCCCCGGCCTGGCAAAACAGTCGTTGGAGCGAGTGGTCAACGAGGTCGTCGAACGCATCGTTTGGGACGTGGTCCCATCGATCGCGGAAGCGGCAATCAAAAAAGAGATCGAGCGACTCACCCGCGACAACGGGTAACTCGTTCGCGCCGCCACCACGCTCGCCATACAGTCCTTCCCGGTATCTTCAGCCAGACGTTTTCTTTACAAGCTTTCGGCCCGGATGATATGATGGCCTCACTTTTCGCGCGCCCAGCGCGCCTAAATGCGTATGGCCGACCTCGAGACCGTTTATCGCCCGCAGGACGTCGAAGCTCGCTGGTCCCGCTTCTGGCTTGAGCGTGATCTGTTCCGGGCCGACGCCTCGACCCCAGGGACCCCGTACTGTATCGTCATCCCGCCGCCCAACGTCACCGGTTCGCTGCATGTCGGTCACGCCCTCAACAACACGCTGCAAGACATCCTGATCCGTTGGCATCGTATGCGCGGCGACGCTACGTTGTGGCAGCCCGGCACCGATCACGCGGGAATCGCGACCCAGAATGTCGTCGAACGTCAACTCAAGGCCGAAGGCACGTCGCGCGAACAATTGGGGCGCGAGCGATTCATCGAGCGCGTCTGGGCGTGGCGCAAAGAGTCCGGCGGTCGAATCGTCGAACAGCTCAAGCGGCTTGGGGCGTCATGTGATTGGAGCCGGGAGCGGTTCACGCTGGACGAGGGGCTCTCTGCGGCCGTACGCGAAGTGTTCGTACGCCTCCACCACGAGGGGTTGATCTACCGCGCCGAACGATTGATCAATTGGTGCTGGCGGTGCGGCACGGCCCTGTCGGACATCGAGGTCGAACACGAAGACGCTGCCGGGACCATGTACTACATCCGGTATCCCCTTGCCGAGGATCCGTCCCAGTCCCTGACCGTCGCCACGACCCGCCCCGAGACCATGCTCGGTGATACCGCGGTCGCGGTCCATCCTGACGATCCGCGGTTCAATCGGTTGATCGGGAAACACCTCTCGCTCCCCCTCACGAAGAGGACGATCCCGATCGTCGGTGACGCGATCCTGGTTGATCGCGAATTCGGGACCGGTGCCGTCAAGATCACTCCCGGCCACGACTTCAACGACGAAAAAGCAGGACAACGTCACCGCTTGCCGACCATCTCCCTCTTCGACACGCACGGACGAGTCGACGGGGATACCCTGCGCCAGAGTGCCAACGTGATCGAAGAGCTACGCTCGCTGACCGGCGTGGCGATCAAAGACGCCCGCACCAAGGTCGTTCAGCGACTCGAACAGGACAACTTCTTGATCAAAACCGAGACACACCGTCACGCAATCGGCAAGTGCTACCGGTGCAAGGCGATCGTGGAGCCCCTCTCTTCGCCACAGTGGTTCGTCGCCATGAATAACCCGGCGAACTCTCTTGCCGCCCCCGCGATCGAAGCCGTCCAGAATGAACGAGTCCGACTGATCCCTCCAGGTTGGGTCAACAACTACTTGGGTTGGATGACCAACATCCAGGATTGGTGCGTCTCACGGCAAATTTGGTGGGGGCATCGCATCCCGGTGTGGTACTGCACGACGTGTGACCCGGCCATCACGCCGGTCGGACAGAAGAATGACACTGCCTTCCACATCGGGAAAGATGCCGTGGCGATCAAACCGGCTGGCGACCGCCCGCAGGAAGACCCTCGCACCTGCCCCCGGTGTGGGTCACAGACGTTGATTCAAGATCCCGATGTACTGGACACGTGGTTTTCCTCGGCGCTGTGGCCGTTCTCGACGCTGGGCTGGCCGAAGCAGACGCCGGAACTCTCACGGTTCTACCCCACGTCGACGCTGGTGACGAGCTTTGACATCCTCTTTTTCTGGGTCGCACGGATGATCATGATGGGACTCAAGTTCATGGGCGACGTGCCGTTCCGAGACGTCTACATCCATGCCCTGGTTCGCGACGCTGAAGGGCAGAAGATGAGCAAGTCCAAGGGTAACGTCATCGACCCCTTGAGCATCATGGATCAGTATGGGACCGACGCGCTGCGTTTCACGCTCGCGGCGATGGCCTCGCCGGGACGTGACGTGAAACTGTCGGAACAGCGGATCGAAGGCTATCGCAACTTCGCGAACAAACTCTGGAATGCCTCGCGGTTCGTCTTGATCAATCTAGGCCAGCGTCCGACCGAGGTGGGAACGGAACACCGCTCGTTTGCCGACCGGTGGATTACCGTTCGTCTCAATCACGCGATCGACACAGTGACGGAGGATCTGAAGACCTACAGATTCGACGAAGCGGCGAACCACCTATACCAATTCGTGTGGCACGAGTTCTGCGACTGGTACATCGAACTCGCCAAGTCGCGGCTATCACCTGAAACGCCCCCGCATCAGGCGACCGCTACCCGGGAGACCATGGTCTCCACGCTGGAGACGATTCTGCGGTTGCTCCACCCT
This Nitrospirota bacterium DNA region includes the following protein-coding sequences:
- a CDS encoding valine--tRNA ligase; this encodes MRMADLETVYRPQDVEARWSRFWLERDLFRADASTPGTPYCIVIPPPNVTGSLHVGHALNNTLQDILIRWHRMRGDATLWQPGTDHAGIATQNVVERQLKAEGTSREQLGRERFIERVWAWRKESGGRIVEQLKRLGASCDWSRERFTLDEGLSAAVREVFVRLHHEGLIYRAERLINWCWRCGTALSDIEVEHEDAAGTMYYIRYPLAEDPSQSLTVATTRPETMLGDTAVAVHPDDPRFNRLIGKHLSLPLTKRTIPIVGDAILVDREFGTGAVKITPGHDFNDEKAGQRHRLPTISLFDTHGRVDGDTLRQSANVIEELRSLTGVAIKDARTKVVQRLEQDNFLIKTETHRHAIGKCYRCKAIVEPLSSPQWFVAMNNPANSLAAPAIEAVQNERVRLIPPGWVNNYLGWMTNIQDWCVSRQIWWGHRIPVWYCTTCDPAITPVGQKNDTAFHIGKDAVAIKPAGDRPQEDPRTCPRCGSQTLIQDPDVLDTWFSSALWPFSTLGWPKQTPELSRFYPTSTLVTSFDILFFWVARMIMMGLKFMGDVPFRDVYIHALVRDAEGQKMSKSKGNVIDPLSIMDQYGTDALRFTLAAMASPGRDVKLSEQRIEGYRNFANKLWNASRFVLINLGQRPTEVGTEHRSFADRWITVRLNHAIDTVTEDLKTYRFDEAANHLYQFVWHEFCDWYIELAKSRLSPETPPHQATATRETMVSTLETILRLLHPFMPFITEEIWQKVPHAGETIVLAPYPRPAPVSIEDQSLEGVMGEIITVITAIRTMRSELNISPSQKLRAGLRTTERMAQLVLHHGEGDIMRLARLSAFQAAPDIEKPEDAVSYAIPIGEVFLVLAGIDLEKERSRLQKNLLEVQSELSRIAAKLNNPQFAAKAPVDVVADHERRRADLSEQNRILSEQLSKLGGSAAR
- a CDS encoding sigma-54 dependent transcriptional regulator gives rise to the protein MKRILIVDDKASMRHMLRQVFHETGFEVVEAADGDEAVARLREGSLDLVITDVKMPKADGLTVLKECRAVLPRTPVIVMTAYGTIEQAVETIRQGAFDYIVKPFSISEIEIKAQRAFDQSRLLSENDYLRETLSHQVGRMIGRSEKMQQVHRLIRKVAASSPSVLILGESGTGKEMVARDIHQQSARASQPFIAVNCAALSEGLLESELFGHERGAFTGALFQKRGRFELADKGTLFLDEIAELSPALQVKLLRVLQDKTFERVGGTKPLTVDVRILAATNRDIRNEIAERRFREDLFFRLNVVTISLPPLRERLEDIPELVEYFVARYSAALHKPVTLAPEVLTCLMSYAWPGNVRELENLIERLIVLAEGDRIEYTDLPQELFGSTPQPASVDGLADRIGQLEREMIRRTIEDCGHNQTRAAKLLGLKRSSLQYKLKKYGLYFPSS
- a CDS encoding cytochrome c, encoding MVAAAVLGTATTVAGGRVALAEGDVLRGKMIYEKNCQGCHGKTGAGLGGATPNLTDSKRMAELSDQHLFDVVTAGRPGTGMPAWGSTLTESDRWNVVSYLRTLAQK
- a CDS encoding ATP-binding protein, which codes for MDVHPPLGRHRLVRRFVLPYALLIIGTLAVSGWFFYDAAQDALDQELTKRLITVAQTVRSAINPRYLMQMRPGSEGTTLYALLLGDLKRVQQASNASHIYVLDRQHRMLLDSNEHTPVGREYLFVKLDLAELDEVWQGRSAASVLYRGQDGRYYKSGYAPLRDQDGGIAAVVAVEAGADFFDALTATKRHVAGTVAISLLILLPIGWWLSRSILKPLSALVSAMDRVGKGQPPAKVEILTQDEIGYLGRRFNEMVDALAEKDRLLTQLYQQERQRADRHRGYSDFLLRSMTTGVIGVDFAGRLTRVNPAALDILDLPADAAVEGSGTVLERDHPIMVLLDDTLAGRSSQPLREIRLQTGAGRQKWVGVHTAPLHDLDGVLIGASALLTDLTAVRKLQEEVRRKDRLAAIGQLTAGIAHEIRNPLAAIEGFSELLVRRIQDDSARILLDEIVQEVRHLNRIVGDFLTFAREPQLHFEPTDVGALIEGTLTLLLSTHPQPVTLKTTLPPQLSPVVLDPNEFRRAIVNIVRNALEAMPSGGTLDVAADLSDDHLTVTIRDSGPGIPEHVKEQIFTPFFTTKDQGTGLGLAIAHKIVEGHHGVIEVDTAPGAGSAFTIRIPLERVAHEAYPHR
- a CDS encoding response regulator, encoding MSAPRLLVIDHDPSVQRAVEATLGAEGCEVTAVGDGLTALDVALATTPDLILADYRMEGTNIFRFLEKLKQKNVLKNVALLLLVSPGDVYDELTLRLVGVTDFLRKPLNPKEMIDRVKRYNPVPTPVSAAPTAAAAAPAEPAPGKIEDLLGWSQDAPSPFSELSQDRSAGFDFSLPSADTSSGALDTTQFLDRNELTPTDHPTSVNDADEAFAGLPDLPLTPETDAADSPPAPAPVARSNEPEISAPLTPSKRLSGTERGVPPQRAVEDTAKAIARNVVEKVAWDVLPGLAKQSLERVVNEVVERIVWDVVPSIAEAAIKKEIERLTRDNG